A genomic window from Candidatus Saccharibacteria bacterium includes:
- the pheT gene encoding phenylalanine--tRNA ligase subunit beta gives MIVSVNWLKKYVAINRPIDELAELIGARLVEIEEVIDLGTKYQDVLVAKVIEAGPVPDSDHLNLCKIDDGGVRKDVERDENGLIQVVCGAPNVRVGLLVAWLPPNTVVPETYGTAEPFVLGARKLRGFMSNGMIASARELALWDEHDGILEIDRAAESGDSFAELYELNDYLLDIENKSLTHRPDCFGLIGLAREIAAIQGEKFTSPDWLITLDPKFSKTAGLQQPTVTIADPKICARYQGVVLADVDSSARSDILTSSYLARSGMRPISAAVDITNWLMLVTGQPLHAFDYDKLLQVSGSDHPEIVVRSGRNNEKMTLLDGREIELDPEDIVITAGEKNQKPVALAGAMGGSETEIDDSTKNIFLESATFNLYNLRGTQFRHGIFSEAITRFTKGQPAALTAPVLAEAAQMFADQTGAAVASDVADAYPAPTEPVRLTISESQIASVLTGTDYEQSTITSTLNNLEYVNVMVDHRQVSATAPWWRTDIHIKEDVIEDLGRVNGYDTIEPTLPSRDFTATAPSKFDLFRDNVRSSLARAGGNEVLTYSFVPAALIEKVGSDPTNAYRITNAISPELQHYRLNIFPGLLDKATANFRAGYDDFLLFELGKTHAKDRMDEAEPEVPAEIHMLSAVLVAKDPADKHSSIFYQMKKIVEFVIGRGDLYIQPLSADVSDYGANAFEPKRSGALTIANGTIIGVIGELKQSVRRAFKLPDHTAVLELNIDMLFETQTVVNTYKPLSKYPSVERDLTLQVAADMTYKQVIDVITNAFAQTDLAINVEPLSMYQGDDNTTKNISFRLTFTASDRTLSGDEIATVMAKLTDAVTRDLNAKVI, from the coding sequence GTGATAGTTTCAGTAAATTGGTTAAAAAAATATGTCGCCATCAATCGTCCGATTGATGAACTAGCGGAATTGATCGGCGCGAGATTAGTTGAAATCGAAGAGGTGATTGATCTCGGCACTAAATACCAAGACGTTCTCGTAGCAAAAGTAATCGAAGCTGGACCGGTGCCCGATTCTGATCATTTAAATCTCTGCAAAATCGACGATGGCGGCGTGCGAAAAGATGTTGAGCGCGATGAAAATGGTTTGATCCAGGTGGTTTGCGGCGCGCCAAATGTGCGAGTTGGATTATTAGTGGCGTGGCTACCACCGAATACGGTAGTGCCGGAAACCTATGGCACGGCTGAACCGTTCGTATTGGGTGCGAGAAAACTACGTGGCTTCATGAGTAACGGCATGATTGCCTCGGCGCGTGAGCTGGCTTTATGGGACGAGCACGACGGCATTCTGGAAATTGATCGAGCAGCTGAGTCGGGCGATTCATTTGCCGAGCTTTACGAACTGAACGACTATTTGCTTGATATCGAAAATAAATCACTGACCCATCGCCCGGATTGTTTTGGCTTGATCGGTTTAGCGCGTGAGATTGCTGCGATCCAAGGTGAAAAGTTTACCTCGCCGGATTGGTTAATAACGCTTGATCCCAAATTCTCAAAAACGGCCGGTCTACAACAGCCTACGGTGACTATTGCCGATCCAAAGATCTGCGCTCGTTATCAAGGAGTAGTTTTGGCCGATGTTGATAGTTCGGCGCGGAGCGATATATTGACCAGCAGCTATTTGGCGCGTAGTGGTATGCGCCCGATCAGCGCGGCTGTCGATATTACGAATTGGTTGATGCTGGTGACGGGTCAGCCGCTCCACGCTTTTGACTATGATAAATTATTGCAGGTGAGCGGTAGTGATCACCCGGAAATCGTGGTGCGATCGGGTCGCAATAACGAAAAGATGACATTGCTCGATGGCCGTGAGATTGAGCTGGACCCAGAAGACATTGTGATTACAGCTGGTGAAAAAAACCAAAAACCAGTCGCCCTGGCTGGTGCAATGGGCGGTAGCGAAACTGAGATCGACGATTCTACTAAAAATATTTTTCTAGAGAGCGCAACTTTTAACTTATACAATTTGCGAGGTACCCAGTTCCGCCACGGTATTTTTAGCGAAGCCATCACGCGTTTCACCAAAGGTCAACCAGCTGCGCTAACCGCGCCCGTCTTGGCGGAGGCGGCCCAGATGTTTGCGGATCAAACGGGTGCAGCAGTGGCGAGCGACGTTGCAGATGCTTATCCCGCTCCGACAGAACCAGTTCGGTTGACGATATCTGAATCGCAGATCGCCAGCGTCTTGACGGGTACAGATTATGAGCAATCAACCATTACATCTACGTTAAACAATCTAGAATACGTCAATGTCATGGTGGATCACAGACAGGTTAGTGCGACCGCTCCATGGTGGCGCACGGATATACACATCAAAGAGGACGTGATCGAGGACCTCGGCCGCGTCAATGGTTACGACACTATTGAGCCAACCCTGCCGTCACGAGATTTTACTGCTACGGCGCCGAGTAAATTTGATTTATTCCGCGATAATGTGCGCAGCAGTTTAGCTCGAGCTGGAGGCAATGAAGTCCTGACCTATAGTTTCGTACCAGCCGCCCTAATCGAAAAAGTCGGTAGCGATCCTACGAACGCCTATCGCATCACTAACGCTATCAGTCCCGAACTGCAACATTATCGCCTGAATATATTCCCCGGGCTTCTCGACAAAGCAACTGCTAATTTCCGGGCCGGCTACGATGATTTCTTGTTATTTGAGCTCGGTAAAACTCATGCCAAAGACCGTATGGACGAGGCGGAACCAGAAGTCCCGGCCGAAATCCACATGCTATCTGCGGTACTCGTTGCAAAGGATCCGGCAGATAAACATAGCTCGATTTTCTATCAAATGAAAAAAATTGTTGAGTTCGTTATCGGACGTGGTGATCTCTATATTCAACCATTATCGGCTGACGTTAGCGATTACGGAGCAAATGCTTTCGAGCCGAAACGATCCGGTGCGTTAACTATCGCTAACGGTACAATTATCGGCGTCATTGGTGAACTGAAACAATCAGTTCGACGAGCCTTTAAATTGCCAGATCATACCGCAGTGCTCGAGCTGAACATCGACATGCTATTCGAAACGCAGACAGTGGTAAATACATATAAACCGCTGAGCAAATATCCGAGTGTCGAACGTGATTTGACCTTGCAGGTGGCGGCTGACATGACCTATAAACAGGTGATAGACGTGATCACGAATGCTTTTGCGCAAACTGACCTAGCCATAAATGTCGAACCTTTGTCGATGTATCAAGGCGATGACAATACGACCAAGAATATATCGTTCCGCCTGACATTTACTGCCAGCGATAGAACCTTGAGCGGTGACGAGATTGCGACGGTAATGGCAAAATTGACAGATGCAGTAACGAGAGATTTGAACGCGAAAGTAATCTAA
- a CDS encoding FKBP-type peptidyl-prolyl cis-trans isomerase, with amino-acid sequence MVNKKYDSKTTNWQRVSIWIIAIVMGLGTLLTFFVMVFAGQNSDVDPNTIAAKKQQEAYQKYLESDEYKAYLKQQEEAKANLRALDGYADKVTAFNASDITELTVETLVEGTGATVKAGDTISANYTGWLPDGTIFDSTKSEGSDASSVSFELAKSKIIDGWVEGLVGKRAGGVYYLSIPSDLAYGETGSGDTIPANTPLRFIVQIVSIVNS; translated from the coding sequence ATGGTGAACAAGAAGTACGACTCAAAAACAACCAACTGGCAGCGGGTTTCGATTTGGATCATAGCTATCGTGATGGGTCTCGGCACTTTGTTGACCTTTTTCGTGATGGTGTTTGCCGGACAGAATTCGGATGTCGATCCTAATACTATTGCTGCCAAAAAACAGCAAGAAGCCTACCAGAAATACCTAGAAAGCGACGAATATAAAGCCTATCTGAAACAGCAAGAAGAAGCCAAAGCTAACCTGCGTGCCCTCGATGGCTACGCCGATAAAGTGACGGCATTTAATGCTAGCGATATCACTGAACTAACAGTCGAAACTCTCGTCGAGGGCACGGGTGCTACTGTCAAAGCAGGCGACACGATATCAGCTAATTACACTGGTTGGTTGCCAGACGGCACTATTTTCGATAGCACAAAATCCGAAGGCAGCGATGCCTCGTCGGTTAGTTTTGAGCTAGCAAAATCGAAAATCATCGATGGCTGGGTAGAGGGCCTAGTTGGTAAACGTGCTGGCGGAGTTTACTACCTATCCATTCCATCGGACTTGGCGTACGGTGAAACTGGTTCTGGCGACACGATTCCAGCTAACACACCACTACGTTTCATCGTTCAGATCGTTAGCATAGTTAATTCGTGA
- a CDS encoding phosphatidylserine/phosphatidylglycerophosphate/cardiolipin synthase family protein — protein MKSTKAPKLLASNEYTKDAVKVIGSAKERICLMTMIASYDDTTDDLFDAIITAKTRGVKVDLAADIFTYSEIGGHLRFKTSRSHKIKPVETLKKKLRSVDVKINWLGTDSSFLFSGRTHSKWLVVDDTVYTFGGINLYDEGVNNTDFMLRLDNHDLADNLVREYHRIIRANKTRNKYHSYHFSIPHGQVLIDGGRARDSIIYRRAKQLVQDAKSVVYVSQYCPTGKLADLLKNKPTKLYFNPWQQSQSLNAIFIRISSWKTNLETDYSRQNYIHSKFIICTMPNSSKVAITGSHNFAGGGVWLGTREIALETNDSDIITQLESFVQKHLA, from the coding sequence ATGAAATCAACCAAAGCCCCAAAGTTATTAGCCAGTAATGAATACACCAAGGATGCTGTAAAGGTTATTGGTTCTGCCAAGGAGCGTATCTGTCTAATGACCATGATTGCAAGCTATGATGACACTACAGATGATTTATTCGACGCTATCATCACGGCTAAAACGCGCGGGGTCAAGGTCGATCTAGCGGCTGATATCTTTACGTATTCGGAAATTGGCGGACATTTGCGCTTCAAGACGTCGCGCAGCCACAAGATCAAACCTGTCGAAACGTTGAAAAAGAAACTGCGATCAGTTGACGTAAAAATCAACTGGCTAGGAACTGACTCATCGTTCTTGTTTTCTGGCCGAACGCATTCGAAGTGGCTAGTGGTTGATGATACGGTCTATACTTTTGGCGGTATCAATTTATACGACGAAGGTGTCAATAATACGGACTTTATGCTGCGGCTCGACAACCATGATCTAGCTGACAATTTGGTGCGAGAATATCATCGCATCATCAGGGCCAACAAGACCAGGAACAAATACCACAGCTATCATTTTAGTATTCCACATGGTCAAGTTTTGATCGACGGTGGTCGAGCTCGCGACTCAATCATTTATAGACGAGCCAAACAATTAGTGCAAGATGCCAAATCGGTTGTTTATGTCTCACAGTATTGTCCCACCGGTAAATTAGCTGATCTGTTAAAAAACAAGCCAACCAAATTGTATTTTAATCCCTGGCAACAAAGTCAGTCCTTGAATGCTATTTTTATTCGGATTAGCAGCTGGAAAACGAATCTCGAAACTGATTATAGTCGGCAAAATTACATTCACAGCAAATTCATTATTTGCACCATGCCTAATAGCTCAAAGGTGGCCATCACCGGATCGCATAATTTTGCGGGCGGCGGAGTCTGGCTCGGCACTAGGGAAATTGCTCTCGAAACTAACGATTCAGATATTATTACACAGCTCGAAAGCTTTGTGCAAAAACACCTAGCCTAG
- a CDS encoding inorganic diphosphatase — MDWNQVLDAGDVDGGIINVVVEIPAGSNNKIEWKRNLKVFTIDRVEPKIFAKPTNYGFIPQTLDEDGDELDALIITDEPLPTGVYLEAHIIGVMRFVDDGEVDDKVVVVPADDRSTGNAIKTLADLSEQTIKQIEHHFTHYKDLKKPGSTVVKGWEDIETAKQIIRESQERWTNQ, encoded by the coding sequence ATGGATTGGAATCAAGTTTTAGATGCTGGCGATGTTGATGGTGGCATCATCAATGTAGTTGTCGAAATTCCGGCTGGCTCAAATAACAAAATCGAATGGAAACGTAATCTAAAAGTTTTTACGATTGATCGAGTCGAGCCAAAAATTTTTGCAAAGCCAACTAATTACGGCTTTATCCCACAGACCCTCGACGAGGACGGCGACGAACTGGACGCCCTAATAATTACTGACGAACCATTGCCAACCGGCGTTTATCTCGAAGCTCATATTATTGGGGTGATGCGATTTGTCGATGATGGTGAGGTTGATGATAAAGTAGTTGTCGTACCGGCCGATGATCGTAGTACAGGTAACGCTATCAAGACTCTGGCGGATTTGTCCGAGCAAACTATCAAACAGATCGAGCATCACTTTACCCACTACAAAGATCTGAAAAAACCAGGCTCTACTGTCGTCAAGGGCTGGGAAGATATCGAAACTGCTAAACAAATTATTCGTGAGAGCCAGGAGCGATGGACGAACCAGTAG
- a CDS encoding NUDIX hydrolase, with the protein MDEPVVLANQNVYFTVTNVLVLNEKNQLLVLRRSEWKRIPGEDYRPDLSHQTDLPGGMVGDQAVEEDVTTGTLRELFEETGIEAPFNQARLAYAETSYRKHGERSQARLVYLLKLDHTPTVSLSWEHESFEWVPIAEVVGNNYLHSGVHRRAVDYIVSHPTIFNI; encoded by the coding sequence ATGGACGAACCAGTAGTATTAGCCAACCAAAACGTCTATTTCACCGTTACAAATGTCTTGGTTCTCAACGAAAAGAACCAGCTATTAGTGCTGCGTCGTTCCGAGTGGAAGCGAATTCCTGGTGAAGATTATCGTCCAGACTTATCGCATCAGACCGATTTGCCAGGTGGCATGGTGGGCGATCAGGCGGTAGAGGAGGATGTAACAACTGGAACATTACGCGAATTATTTGAGGAGACTGGTATCGAAGCTCCGTTTAATCAGGCTAGGCTTGCCTATGCTGAAACGAGTTATCGCAAGCACGGTGAGCGGTCCCAGGCTCGATTAGTCTATCTATTAAAACTTGATCACACACCGACGGTCAGTCTGAGCTGGGAGCACGAAAGCTTCGAATGGGTTCCGATAGCAGAGGTTGTTGGCAATAACTACCTACATTCAGGAGTGCATCGTCGAGCAGTCGACTATATCGTGTCTCATCCGACCATTTTTAACATCTAG
- a CDS encoding bifunctional (p)ppGpp synthetase/guanosine-3',5'-bis(diphosphate) 3'-pyrophosphohydrolase, with translation MRNAEFGRLSKEKFKKKSDLSRLQAALEFATEKHAGQKRLSGEDYISHPIAVANILMEWDMDIDTVVAGLLHDVAEDTDVDLSEIADRFGKDIALLVDGVTKVSAARAGRSDITTYLPATKDNLTKLLVATGSDVRVIIIKLADRLHNLRTLEYQTPERQLKKARESLEVFGPLADRLNMGRVRVEIEDISFHYLAPKRYNKLRNEIDQRLDASKKKLDKVRSEVKAELNKEKLRFEMDGRIKSVYSLHKKLRKRQTLDDVYDLIALRIIVDDIPTCYLVLGLLHQLYTPLVGRIKDYIARPKPNGYQALHTTVETHQGQIVEFQIRTRDMHEYAERGLAASFHYNENKLTEVYQKGGLAPLPVDLMWIRDLQEAAARLSAGEKVDFDALKINLFGDRIFVYTPRGDIFDLPSGALPLDFAYQVHSELAAKASGFRINGKIAKFDTELKSGDVIEVLTRRNILPNLGWLRKITTPHARNKLRSQLRRENIDVAVKPAAPQAKKMPWQRSRVKPKPTNKADTKKN, from the coding sequence ATGCGTAATGCAGAATTTGGTCGCCTATCCAAAGAGAAGTTCAAGAAGAAGTCGGACCTCTCTCGCCTTCAGGCCGCACTCGAATTCGCCACGGAAAAGCACGCTGGTCAAAAGCGTCTCAGTGGCGAGGACTACATTTCGCATCCGATCGCTGTTGCTAATATCCTCATGGAATGGGATATGGATATCGATACTGTTGTCGCAGGATTGCTCCACGATGTCGCCGAAGACACCGATGTCGATCTGTCTGAGATTGCTGATCGGTTCGGCAAAGATATCGCGCTCCTCGTTGATGGTGTAACCAAAGTTTCAGCAGCTCGCGCCGGTCGTAGCGACATTACCACCTATTTACCAGCCACCAAAGACAATCTAACTAAACTCCTAGTTGCTACCGGGTCTGACGTACGCGTTATTATTATTAAACTCGCCGATCGACTCCATAATCTCCGAACGCTAGAGTATCAAACGCCAGAGAGACAGCTAAAAAAAGCTCGCGAAAGCCTAGAGGTGTTTGGACCACTCGCGGATCGTCTCAATATGGGTCGTGTTCGTGTCGAGATCGAGGATATCAGTTTTCATTATCTGGCGCCGAAACGCTATAACAAATTACGCAATGAAATAGATCAGCGACTCGATGCTTCGAAAAAGAAACTCGACAAAGTCCGTAGCGAAGTCAAGGCCGAACTAAACAAAGAGAAATTACGTTTTGAAATGGATGGACGAATAAAATCCGTTTATTCGCTCCATAAAAAGCTGCGCAAACGCCAAACCCTGGATGACGTCTACGACCTCATCGCACTGCGAATCATTGTTGACGATATCCCGACCTGCTATTTGGTACTCGGGCTACTCCATCAACTCTACACCCCACTCGTAGGACGAATCAAGGATTACATCGCCAGGCCTAAACCGAACGGCTATCAAGCCTTACACACTACCGTTGAAACTCATCAGGGTCAGATCGTCGAATTTCAGATTCGGACTCGCGACATGCACGAATATGCCGAGCGCGGACTTGCCGCGTCATTCCACTATAACGAGAATAAATTAACCGAGGTTTACCAAAAAGGCGGCCTGGCTCCACTGCCAGTCGATCTAATGTGGATTCGCGATCTCCAAGAAGCCGCTGCCCGACTCAGCGCTGGCGAAAAAGTCGACTTTGACGCCCTAAAAATCAACCTGTTCGGCGATCGAATCTTTGTCTACACACCGCGCGGCGATATCTTTGATCTTCCGTCCGGTGCACTACCCCTCGATTTTGCCTACCAAGTTCACTCCGAACTCGCCGCCAAGGCCAGCGGCTTCCGTATCAATGGCAAGATCGCGAAATTTGATACTGAATTAAAGTCTGGCGATGTCATCGAAGTCCTCACCCGCCGCAACATCTTGCCGAATCTAGGTTGGCTCCGTAAAATTACGACGCCACACGCTCGCAACAAATTACGCTCGCAGCTACGTCGAGAGAATATCGATGTAGCAGTCAAACCAGCCGCTCCCCAAGCCAAAAAGATGCCGTGGCAACGCAGCCGAGTCAAACCAAAACCCACCAACAAAGCCGATACCAAGAAAAACTAG
- the gap gene encoding type I glyceraldehyde-3-phosphate dehydrogenase has protein sequence MATKVAINGFGRIGRNAFKIALNRDDIEIVALNDLTDNKSLAHLLKYDSTYGIYDHEVSYDDDGVIVDGKHFKVLSVKDPAELPWRDLGVDVVIESTGLFVDPAKARAHVDAGAKKVIISAPAKGEGAETIVIGVNDDKLGEAGDIVSNASCTTNCIAPVMAVLENNFGVQKAMMTTVHSYTQDQRLLDSPHSDPRRMRSAAVNIVPTSTGASIAATETIPSLKGKFGGLSLRVPTPVVSISDFVVLLKRRTTKEEINEVMRKAASEPYYQGILDVTDEELVSSDFIGNSCSSTVDLNLTDVVDGDLVKVVSWYDNEWGYSNRLVELTADVAKILEQ, from the coding sequence ATGGCAACCAAAGTAGCGATTAATGGTTTTGGACGAATCGGGCGCAACGCATTTAAAATTGCACTAAATCGAGACGACATCGAAATTGTCGCCTTGAATGATCTGACGGATAACAAATCTCTAGCGCATCTATTGAAATACGATAGCACCTACGGAATTTATGATCACGAGGTGAGTTATGATGACGATGGCGTCATCGTTGACGGCAAACATTTCAAAGTTTTATCAGTCAAAGATCCAGCCGAACTGCCATGGCGTGATTTGGGTGTCGATGTCGTCATCGAATCAACAGGTTTGTTTGTTGATCCAGCCAAAGCCAGGGCTCATGTCGATGCTGGTGCCAAAAAAGTCATTATCAGCGCTCCAGCCAAAGGTGAAGGTGCCGAGACGATCGTGATCGGTGTCAATGACGACAAACTCGGCGAGGCCGGTGATATTGTCAGTAACGCCTCGTGTACGACCAACTGTATTGCTCCGGTGATGGCGGTGCTCGAAAATAATTTCGGTGTTCAAAAAGCCATGATGACGACAGTTCATTCCTACACCCAGGATCAGCGACTACTCGATTCGCCACATAGCGATCCGCGCCGTATGCGTTCAGCTGCTGTGAATATCGTGCCAACTTCGACCGGTGCCTCGATTGCCGCAACCGAAACGATCCCGTCGCTCAAAGGTAAATTTGGCGGCTTGAGCCTGCGCGTACCAACACCGGTCGTTTCCATCTCAGATTTCGTTGTCCTATTGAAACGCCGCACTACCAAAGAGGAAATTAATGAAGTTATGCGCAAGGCAGCTAGTGAACCATATTACCAGGGTATTTTGGACGTGACCGACGAGGAATTAGTGTCGAGCGATTTCATTGGCAATTCCTGCTCGAGTACTGTCGACCTGAATCTGACTGATGTCGTCGATGGTGACTTGGTAAAGGTCGTCAGCTGGTATGATAATGAGTGGGGCTACAGCAATCGCCTCGTCGAGCTAACTGCTGATGTAGCAAAAATATTGGAGCAATAA
- a CDS encoding RpiB/LacA/LacB family sugar-phosphate isomerase — translation MKIYLGADHKGFHLKNKVFAYLQKRGFEVEDVSSKELDQNDDFPQFAAAVSLKIIGDDSDARGILLCGGGQGMAMAANRFKGVRAIVAATSDDARWGRNDNDANVLSLPARTLENDDDQYWQDIVDTFLGTEFSSAARFVRRNRELDELS, via the coding sequence GTGAAAATTTATCTCGGTGCTGATCACAAGGGCTTTCACCTAAAGAACAAAGTGTTTGCTTATCTACAAAAACGCGGCTTTGAGGTCGAAGACGTCAGCAGTAAAGAGCTTGATCAAAATGACGATTTTCCGCAGTTTGCAGCTGCAGTCTCTCTAAAAATTATCGGCGACGATAGCGACGCCAGGGGAATTTTACTGTGTGGCGGTGGTCAGGGTATGGCAATGGCCGCAAACCGGTTCAAAGGCGTCCGTGCGATTGTCGCTGCAACCAGCGATGATGCGCGTTGGGGTCGTAATGATAACGATGCTAATGTCTTGTCTTTGCCGGCCCGAACGCTCGAGAACGATGACGACCAATACTGGCAAGACATCGTTGATACGTTCCTCGGTACCGAGTTTAGCTCTGCTGCACGTTTTGTGAGGCGCAACCGCGAACTCGACGAACTCTCATAA
- a CDS encoding NUDIX hydrolase: MSQSEVNLRVAARAVIVKDGKVLILREASTYAEGTNIGKWGIPGGRIEAAESFFDGLRREVHEETGLDIEIGDPVHIGEWWPTIHDVKNHIVALFVLCKPLDENITLSEEHDAFSWVGLDDFASHNVMPPDDEVIAKALSVTKE, encoded by the coding sequence ATGAGCCAGTCCGAAGTTAATCTACGCGTTGCCGCCAGGGCTGTTATCGTGAAAGATGGTAAAGTCTTGATACTACGAGAAGCTTCAACCTATGCAGAAGGCACAAATATTGGAAAATGGGGAATTCCTGGTGGAAGGATCGAAGCCGCAGAATCATTTTTTGACGGTTTGCGCCGCGAGGTTCACGAAGAGACCGGTCTCGATATTGAAATTGGCGATCCAGTTCACATTGGCGAGTGGTGGCCAACTATTCATGATGTAAAGAACCACATTGTTGCTTTATTTGTGCTATGTAAACCGCTTGATGAAAACATAACGCTTAGCGAAGAACATGATGCATTTTCATGGGTGGGGCTAGATGATTTTGCTAGCCATAATGTCATGCCGCCAGATGATGAAGTAATAGCAAAGGCTTTATCTGTTACAAAAGAGTAG
- a CDS encoding aspartate/glutamate racemase family protein has product MKVGVFDSGLGGEIVAEQLAKFFPDVEFITAHDRAHLPYGNKTVHEIIRLTDRAIQQLLPICQIIVIACNTATAAAISTLRVRYPDVHFIGFEPAIKPAAHDTKHAKIMVLATDSTLHSNKYVMLKQRWAKNSQVIEPDCSTWAEKIEQGSFSKNDLMPIIDQARAEGVNEIVLGCTHYLAIENDIKQALPKVKIQAPINSVARRLKEIMLKYEHASSDTSRD; this is encoded by the coding sequence ATGAAAGTCGGAGTTTTTGATAGTGGCCTAGGCGGGGAAATTGTTGCCGAGCAACTAGCAAAATTTTTTCCTGATGTCGAATTTATCACGGCGCATGATCGCGCTCACTTGCCATATGGCAATAAAACTGTACATGAGATCATTAGATTAACAGACAGGGCGATTCAACAATTACTGCCGATATGTCAAATTATCGTGATCGCCTGCAATACTGCAACTGCAGCGGCCATTAGTACACTTCGCGTTCGTTATCCAGATGTGCACTTTATTGGCTTTGAACCTGCTATAAAACCGGCGGCGCATGATACAAAACATGCCAAAATCATGGTGCTCGCAACTGATTCGACGCTGCACTCTAATAAATATGTAATGTTGAAACAACGTTGGGCTAAAAATAGTCAGGTTATTGAGCCGGATTGTTCGACGTGGGCCGAAAAGATTGAACAGGGTAGTTTCTCTAAAAACGATCTGATGCCAATAATCGACCAGGCTAGAGCTGAAGGGGTCAATGAGATTGTCTTAGGATGCACGCATTATTTAGCTATTGAAAATGATATAAAACAAGCTCTGCCCAAGGTCAAGATTCAGGCTCCAATTAATAGCGTGGCGCGTCGCTTGAAAGAAATTATGCTAAAATATGAGCATGCATCCAGCGACACTTCGCGAGATTAA
- a CDS encoding transketolase → MHPATLREIKQHALNMRRNIIKMLSASGSGHTAGPLGLADIFAALYFDILRYNRDDPNDPDRDIFVLSSGHVVPVQYAALAEAGLIPEEELMTLRKFSSRLQGHPEREKLPWLETTSGPLGCGISQGSGMAYAIKNIDHNTKRHVYVVTGDGELDEGNNWEAIMFANKYHLSNLTVIVDRNNIQIDGATEDVMPLEPLADKWQSFGWHVLQVDGNNIENFIDACQMARAVTERPTVIIAYTIPGKGVDFMENDYHWHGKAPNEEEARRASRISAVGGNMKRVLGFIVALLSGLGILYLAIPIWIGLEPIPY, encoded by the coding sequence ATGCATCCAGCGACACTTCGCGAGATTAAACAACATGCGCTCAACATGAGACGCAACATTATCAAGATGCTGTCGGCGTCTGGTAGCGGTCACACAGCTGGTCCTTTGGGACTGGCTGATATTTTTGCTGCACTATATTTCGATATTTTACGGTACAACCGAGACGATCCGAATGATCCAGACCGCGACATCTTTGTTTTGTCGTCTGGCCATGTTGTACCGGTACAATATGCGGCACTAGCCGAAGCTGGGCTGATTCCCGAGGAGGAATTGATGACGTTACGAAAATTTAGCTCTCGTCTCCAGGGCCATCCGGAGCGCGAGAAATTACCGTGGCTCGAAACAACCAGTGGCCCTCTAGGCTGCGGTATTAGCCAAGGCTCTGGCATGGCGTATGCTATCAAAAATATCGATCACAACACGAAACGTCACGTGTATGTTGTTACGGGTGACGGTGAGTTAGACGAGGGTAATAACTGGGAAGCGATCATGTTTGCCAACAAGTATCACCTGTCAAATCTAACGGTAATTGTTGATCGGAATAATATTCAAATTGACGGTGCAACTGAGGACGTGATGCCGCTCGAGCCGCTAGCCGACAAGTGGCAGAGTTTTGGCTGGCATGTGTTGCAAGTTGATGGTAATAATATCGAGAACTTTATCGATGCGTGTCAAATGGCTCGTGCGGTTACCGAACGACCAACAGTGATCATCGCCTACACGATTCCAGGAAAAGGCGTCGATTTCATGGAGAATGATTACCATTGGCATGGCAAAGCGCCAAACGAAGAGGAAGCTCGTCGCGCATCGCGCATTAGCGCAGTTGGAGGTAATATGAAACGAGTGCTAGGATTTATCGTGGCTTTGTTGTCGGGATTAGGCATACTGTATCTAGCGATTCCAATCTGGATTGGGCTCGAGCCAATACCCTATTAA